The DNA segment GAATACGGAAGTGGACCTAGCCCCATTAACTTGCGCTATGTGATATAAAACTTCAGCGCAGGAAAAAAAAGGCAATTATCACAGAGAATGCACAGGACTGCATGGGTCCTTAACATGTCACGGAATGTCAGCCCTTGTGCCATGAAACTCAAGAAAATGATTGGTGTGCAGTGCACAAGCAATTACATCTGTGTAAAATGACTGCACTCActttggagggaggagggggagttaACAGGGAGATTTCAGTTTCAAACTCCAagatgtttttccccccttctcccccaatACTCCCCGCTCTTTACCCAATTTTCCAGCTGAGCTGACTGAGGCATGAGGAGGTGAAGACGCTTGAGCAAGGTCACCCAGGAAATCAATGAGCAAGGCCTGCTTAGAGCTTCGCTTCCTCGTCAcagctcttcttcttccttcgcTGTGCGGCTGCTGGACTACTCCTTCCACGAAAATTCCCTGTGCTCCAAGTGTTAGCTGCGAGGGAATGACGataacaaccacaacaaaaaaaGTCGCAGATGTGCTCTAAGAACAATTAAAATTAAAGAACGGCACCTTATCCCCCTAAGAATGGAAGGGTTTAATTAGTGTGATAGAGTAAAACATGTTTCAAGAGGTTAATCTTTTGCCACAGTGCAATCGCTATCAGATGGATCTCAAAAGATTCCTGCTAAAAGATAGCACTTTTTTGAGTAcggtttgtgttgttgttttttttacttccatgaACTTGTTTAGAAACAAGAGTTTCTTCTGTCATAATAGTTGGCCTGGGATAAGTAATTCAGGATTCACCCCAACGTGCCATATTATTTACTTCATAATATCCCTGGCAATACACTAGTGAATCTGAGTAGTAattaatcttaaaaaaaaacaacagtggcTCAGCTACCTCTGAGGGGAAtaggttaatttttaaaaagctatcagCACCATTATTCTAACTTTACCAACATCCCCTTCCTTCACAGGACTGATATCAAGGACCCCCAGCTATTCCCATTGCAAATTTCTCCCTCAGTCTAAATTAGGAAACTGGATGAGACAGTGGCGTCTCTATGGACTAAATATTCTGGGTGGTGTCAGAGAAAGAGAGTGGGTTTAGCTACTGGGTAAGAGAAAGCACAAACCTGCAGTCAAAGATCATGCCTCCTTTGGCAAAATCTCAACTCTGAAACAGAATACCCACAAAAGTCCTCATAaacattttcatatatatattttttacatacCACAGACCTTGAGATAATCTGTAAAAATAACAGGGTATAGATATTAGTAGTGTTTGGCATTCTGTTATGACTCCTAGAATGTATAATACTGGAATTTTACTATAAATGTATGTTTCATGCATACGCACAACAATGGTAGCAATACCAGAAATTAAACTGAACAAAATACCAGAAATTAAACTGAACAGAAATTAAATTAAACTCTGGCTAAATAgttgttaaggctgcaatcctatagcacttacctgggagtgaacCCAACtgaactcacttctgagtagacctgtacaAGATTGCACTGCAAATAAAGATTTGGGTGGAAAGCTGAAACTGTGGGATTATCTGACTAGGTAAAATAAACATGTGAAGTTGTTGTTGCCACcaatttttgttttagttttgggCTTTGGTTGCCCTCTTAGGGTTGCTTCAGATGTCAGGAGCAGCCATCCAGAGAGCTTCCAAATTTCTCCTCATTCTTCTGtcttcccagaaagcttttcctgTTCCTACTTTAATCTTTTTCTTTCATTACAAAAGATGGATTGCAAACAATCTGACATCTTTGTTCACTGAAAAGTTGAAACATTTGTGAACATTCCACACTATTACACCACCAGCTTAGCCAATAGATAGCAGGGGCTTCGTCATTGCAAACTGTATGCAATACTGTAGATATTATAAATGGGGAAATTAGCATTGTCTTGGTATAGAAATGGAACTGTGAAACCCATAATTTTAATCACATTTGGTTGCATCATTAAGGACTAGATCTAGTTCCAAATTATCTATTTACAGCTTTGTGAATGCATGCTTCTGTTGTTTATTGCAAGCATCAAATAATCAATTCTGAATCCTAGGAAAATAAACacaaggaaactgattttcttttGCTCCATATTCATGCTgtgggggaaaaaacattctATGCCTACATTTTGCCATTATTCTTTCTTTTAGAGTTCTGATAAGCTCAAAACAAACAGACATTAGTAATTGTTGGCAACCTTCAGCAATAAGGAAGCTACAGCTCATCAGTTCTAATCTAGAGATCAAAGCAATTCGGTGGCAACATAAAACAGTTCTGTTTCAGAATTGACAGGATATTCCTTTAAAAACATAACATCAAACACAAATATGTGAGAAAAGTGATTTTATATTTAAAGATGCAGCAGTGGTGGGTAGGGAAGGAGATGATGCTGGTAATTTTTACAGTTGGAAAAATACTTTATGTACCCATTTTTACTGGTAATAATAATTCACACTGATCCAGCAGCCACGCTACATGCGATATTGTCATCCTGCAGACATGAAACATCTTTTCCATGCACCCAAGCTTAGTCAAGAACCCAAGGGTGAGGCAAAAGAGGCTTCCATGCTatgcataggtaaagggacccctgacagttaagtccagtcgcggatgactctggggctatggcactcatcttgctttactggccaagggagccgatgtttgtccgcagacagtttttccggatcatgtggccaacatgactaagccgcttctggcgaaccagagcagcacacagaaacgccgtttaccttcctgccagagcagtacctatttatctacttgcactttgacgtgctttcaaactgctaggttggcaggagcagggaccaagcaacgggagctcaccccatcgtggggatttgaaccgctgaccttctgatcagcaatcggtttaacccacagtgccacccgcgtccctatgttatGCATAGGTTGCTACTATTTCAGGCAAATAAAGAGACTGGCATGGATGGTACAGCAGATGTGCACTAAGCCAGATGCTCATGAGCAAGGCCATAAACGTCACCATGTGGAAGATAATGCAAATCATGAAGTATAATTCTAGCACCTAGAGTCAGGATGAACAAGGGTGCACCTTCTTATCTTTGGGTGAAGATACGTACATACTAAAATGTGATGTCAGCCTGCTGGGGCAAATGATGGGCAGTAGGAGCTCAGCCTGAGGTGCCCAGTCCTGCTGGTGCTGAGCTTAGTATAGCAGATTTAACAGTAACCTTGACAGTCTGCTTGAATGAACCATTATATATCAGTGCTAATCATGCACAGTGCTTGAGAAGGAATTAAATCTAGTTCAAGATCATTATATCCGTAAAGGAACTATCTGCATTTCAAATTCACCCCTTTACAAAATGAACCAGTTCagttcaagttcatccaaattaACTTTTTAGTTCATAAAAAGCTTATCCTTGCACATATTTTTTTCTGGCATTCAGAATGTTATAGTTGCTGTGCTGAAGAGCAATGCAGCGCTTATTGCATATGTAAAGCTCTACACTAAAGATATAAACAAGTTTAAACTATGAAATAAGGTTTGCAAGTATAGATTTATGCAAGTATGCAAACTTACCTGCGAGTAAGCTGCTCCACTGAACATAGTGGGTCAACATGGATCTGCCAATCAGTTTATTCTGGTTTCGGGAAATAGGGTCCTGAAAATGCAAAGTGTCAAAAACAGTTTTATCTTCTATATGACCAGCAAGCTCCTATAATTTTCAAAGCGTTCTTTTGCCTTTCTCACACTACTTACATGTTCACATTTTTATCAAAACCATTAGTACAATAAGCCTCATTCTGCCCCTCTCAACAtattcattttccttctcattAGCTATGGACCCAATTTTTCTTCAGTCAACcataatactttaaaaaaaaaagattctggACTTTTTTATTGCTGTCCATTgatgttttattaattttctcTGTAGAATACTGGCATTATGGAACAATTAAGAGTAATATCAGCTTTCTATAGCCTGGAGCATTTTGGAAAGTCTCTTGCTGTTTTACAGGACTAGAATGAGAACAAGTCTATAAAAAGAACATTATCTTAAATATCATATGGGTTTCTGGCTTTTTTATTTTCAGAAGATGTCTTTTTGTCGGTGTCAAATATGGCAACAACTAACACCAGATACAAACCACTGAAGCCAGTTTATGTGCACTTAAATCAGATATCTGAATGTAGGATGCATTTATGTAAATGTCAAACCATTTTGACAACTGGGTTCTGGGTTCATGTTGTCAGCTGGTAGCTTAATGTTCACTTGCAGCCAATCTACACAGCCAGGATGGGAAATCTGtgtttctccagatgttggaactCCATCTTCCattagcccaagccagcatgatcGGTGGTCAGGCATAAggacagttgtagtccaacaacatctgttggGTCCTCATTCATAATGTGATGATCACCTCAACTTCCCTAGCTGGTAATAAGTGTCAGGTGCTGTTTCAGTTTCTGATAGGAGGTCACTGACTGATTCTGGTATTTTGAAATATTTGAGTATGCAGATATATGGCTCGATTATAGCTGGAGGCAGCTGGCAGGCCAAAAGACAGTCATATCCACCACCCTATATTAGATCTCCAGAGAATGATATTCCTGCTTCCCTTGATACTGCTTCCTTACAGAGGCCCCCCATTCTGCCCTGCCACAGCCCCTTTGTTTTCCCCTTACTTGCCCCTCCCTCTGGCTGGAACGATGGTGGTTAAGAGTTATCGTATCCAACTATTTTTTAACCTTCATGGGCCATTACCTGTAATTTCACTAACAGGAGATGTGCCTTACAATTTTGCCACAGATCATCAAAGATTATCTGGCCCCATTGTTCCTCTTCCATCCAAACCCAAACCTTATTGGAATAATTCACTCAGCTGATTGGTAAAAGTTGCTTCATTGACAAGAAGAAACTCATAGTTCCTCTGTGGTACAATAGTATCAATgcgacattgttgttgttgtttagttgtttagtcgtgtccgaatcttcgtgaccccatggaccagagcatgccaggtacttctgtcttccactgcctcccgcagtttagtcaaactcatgctggtagctttgagaacactatccaaccatctcgtcctctgctatccccttctccttgtgctctccatctttcccaacatcagggtctttccaaggagtcttctcttctcatgaggtggccaaagtattggagtctcagcttcaggatctgtccttccagtgagcactcagggttgatttccttaagaatggataggtttgatcttcttgcagtccatgggactctcaagagtctcctccagcaccataattcaaaagcatcaattcttctgtctttatgcatgcatgcatgcatgtgtgattagaaatgcaaataaataatttcaagaaACTGTCCTCACAGAAATGTAAGCATGAAATCCAGAGCAAGGCAAAATGTATTTTAAGGTTTATAATGTGAGAAGAAATGTGTGAATAGCACAGTATTTAGTGGCAAACTCTCACTCTTGTGCTGTTAGATGAAAACTATAGGCTATGAATAAACATAAGGCGTAGTCTTGAACACTGCAATTCATTTTATAGCTGCTTTCCCACAATGTGTGGTACTGGAAGCCATCCTTAGGCTGCAGTCTtatgctcacttacctgggagtaaatctcattgaactcaatggagatGATTTGTTTCCAGTAGCCATACAAGTGATTGTGCTATAAATTGGGGACaggtgtgggtttgtttgttttttaaagcatgatCTTCAGCAAATTAATctgctattttacttttaaaataatattttgcacCTTCTCAGAAGCGGTTAGCTTGAAATGCAGTTTCTTCACAAGGAAAGACAAGCTAACGTAATGCAACTGGGGGTGTTGTTGGGCCAAAGGGTGCAACTCCCACAGCATTTATATCTTGCATATCACAGCAGCTTTCTCCCTTCATATTTCGGAATTGTAAAAGACAGGCAAAAAAAAGAACTCCTATCAAAAGAAGAGACACTGAAGACATTCATAAACATCTAGACAGAGAATTGCATTTTCAACAAGAGAACCTCAATAGTTAAGGCTACATTTGGGACACTGCTATGACCATCTTATTTTCTCATTATGCTGTCAGAGTTGGAATTCATGTCAGGTTTTGAAGCCATTGAAACAAAGGGTACTTTCATAAACATCCATTTCATAAACTACAGCATATCTAATTCTTTTCAGCTCCGAATGCAGAGTTGAACATAGAGCGTGTGGTCTACAGAGAATTTGCCTGGAAAACATAAAACAATCTACTAGGTAAGTTGGGAAGCTGTTGACataggaaatggaaatggaaatttgCTAGTAGTCTCCTATATCTATAGTTTTATACTCTACTTTGCCTGATGCTTGCTGATTGGAGCAGTATATCTTGATGTTAGTATCCCATTTCAGAAATATTCTGACATTATCTACTTGGCAGTTTGAAAAATAGTATAAAACTCCCAATGTATTTGAGTACATGTTTCAAAACAGCAATTGCAATATCCATTTCCACTGATGCAAGAGGCATGTTAGTGCCCACTTCAAGTAGCTGCATTCCTCAGACAGCAGTATGTGCTCGATTTGAAGGAGGGGTACTCTTAAagcataacttttttaaaaacaaccaccaccacaaccagaATTGACTAGATTTATTTTCAATGATTCTTGGTAAAGCAGAGGAGATAACAAATCTTGCCAAGCATAATTGCTGTCTCCTCTCTGACCCAAAAAGTGTGCACATTAACTCCAATAGGATTTATACATTAAAAGTGCCAGTGCAGATTTATTATTTCAGGAAAACATACCAAATTGCACTTTGCAAACCACTCTCTGTTTACAGTCGTAATGGAGCAAACATTTCAACCAAAACATCTGCCTGACATCACAATGGGCAACTACAAATCTTAATTCCCCACTCTGCCTTCATATTATCCAGCAgtttgaggtgggtgggtggggggaaatacctgtttctgtgatgtcacaaagcaccttgttttccagttcttggaGCTGGTCTTAAAAATGATGTGGCGTAACGTAACACAACAAGGAGGGGGAATCTGCTGCCTGCCTATTCTGAGGCAGCAGAGAACAAGGCACATTCTTTAAAACAGCCTTCACCCAAACTAGCATGCCAGTGGGAGTTGGCGAATGCTGCTTtattggtgtttttctttttttaaaaaaaaaggagtctTAAAAGGGAATGTGGCACTGTTGCAAGAACATTTAGTCCACGAGTGGAGAACTTCAGACCCAGGATCTGAATGTGGTCTTGCAGGCCACTCtatttggccctcaggactctcttcAGGCTATACCCCCTCTCCCTATGTCAGACTCCTCCCCAGTCTGTTCCATGCCCTCGTCAAGTGCTTTGAACTGTGGTAATGCCTCCTGCTCACTTGCCTGCATGGATCTCTGACTTGGGTCTAGGTGGAACGCACCCTATTATACAAAGGTTTCCCCACTTTACCCACATTTTTGGCTGtcctccacccctgctttgcTCCCCTGTCCACCACTGACATGCAgctctcagaaggttgcccacaaCGTAGCCCTcatgctgaaaaatgttccccacccattTAAAAAGTATAAATACTATCTGAGGGTTATCACGGATAAGCACACTCGTCCTCCACCTGCAAAGCCTTTTAAAGGGAAAACAACTCCAAAAGCCCAACAGGCACGAGCGTTTAAGGACAGGAAGGAATGTGCATTGATTGTCACCATTGACAGAAACCCTGACAGCTGAACAACTATACATGTGGtaccattaaacacacacacacacacacacacacacacacacacacacacacactacgaGATCTGACAAGTTGAGTGCAAAATGCCACAAGACCAATTATTAAGCAGCTTGTATGTCTGAAAACTGGCCACTTTAAGCTGCCATTGTTATGGGCCAAGAAGCAGATTGTGATTCCATCTGCCTTCCAAACAGTGCAAGTGAGTACAGTAGACCTTTGCGTCGACTGCCAGTGTTTGGcaactctctctttttgttttcttccttgtcCTTTTCTTTTCGGTTTGGCAGCCTTCTGCCAATCTATATACTGTGGGCCCATGCAAACCTATTTCCTCTGTTTCCCTTTGATTGACTTGCTTTAAGCACAGGAGAAGGGAGTGACCACTGCAACTCTGCCTTTCCGGCCCTGTTGTTTTTGGAAAACATTCAAGCCTTTTAAATATTGGCTTGGTGAGCTTTGCCATGAtaaagctggaggaggagaaccTCTGATCTAACAGCACCACAATCACATGGAAAAATAGGAGTATGAACCATTGTTCCTTCATCTTACTATTATAGCTATAGCGGAAGTGATGCACAGTTTTTTATGGAATGTTACTCAGTTTTTGTCCAGAAAATCATGAACAGAAGCCATGTTCATGTGGATGATACCCCTTTTACATGCCTTCTATGCTGCCTGGATGTTTTAAgatacataaggtaaaggtaaaggtacccctgcccgtacgggccagtcttgacagactctagggttgtgcgcccatctcactcaagaggccgagggccagcgctgtccggagacacttccgggtcacgtggccagcgtgacaaagctgcatctggcgagccagcgcagcacacggaaacgccgtttaccttcccgccagtaagcgctccctatttatctacttgcacccgggggtgctttcgaactgctaggttggcaggcgctgggaccgagcaacgggagcgcaccccgccgcggggattcgaaccgccgacctttcgattggcaagccctaggcgctgaggcttttacccacagcgccacccgcatccctctttaAGATACATACACAAGTACAAATGAAAGGATACTATGTGTGAATTTAAGGCAGAATGCATATACAAGGCGAGTCCTacaaaagaggccccgtggatacagagtcacatgttccacagggcctcttttaaaagactcaccctgtacattTTGGGAACATTTCTGGATGCTTGTGCTACTTATAGCTTGGATTACCATGATTAGCAAAGCATGGTTGATTTACCATGATTAGCAAAGCATTTGCCAGTGCATTAGGTTGGTAATGCATACAAGGTCAGTAAGATGATACCAAGATTGTTCCAATAAAAAGTCATTAGCTGACCCTCTTTACGTCTTCTGCTCTCCAAGCTCAATAGAGTACCTGTTCTTTCTATCAAACTCATATCATGCATGACAGAGGAAATTCAGATTTGTGGTTGATCTGGACAACTCCTTTGGTGGTCTAAATTTTTAACCACCTGTTGGCAGAGAAgtgatttataaattttaaaaacaaaataaagactatttcttttctttctttctttctttttaaaaaatcaaacttcttccttctcttctttgcCTGGTCATTCAATATACTTTGACCAAAGTCACCACAAAGGCTGTGTATATATAACGCAAGTGTCACAAACGAGATCCTTTCAGAAACAGGAAGTAAAAGTGTTCATCTTAAACTTTGTAAACAACTCCAAtgagatttaaataaaaaataaaaaatctatgTATCAAAAATCTCCCACCTTTAATATGCAACTCTTTGTTAAACAGTTACTATTAAATACCGACCTGGAATCTGCTGGCAACAGTCCCAGCCTTTGTTCTCATAAGGAAGTAAGCTTAGCGCTGTTGGGAATATTATGCCAAATGTGCTCCTGAACTTGGGGGAAATGACTGTTTTGTATTTTGAGCTGTATTATGCTAAGTGAATTCTAAATCCTAGTGTTAATAATAAATAACCAGTGGCAGTTGCTATCTTAAAACACACAAATGTGGAATGCAATTAAACCTAACCTGTACAAAAAGCCCAGTGTAAATTCTAGGCTAACCTAAATTTCACTTATCTTCCCTGCTAAATGGTTCTTCCCCAACAAAACACTGCAAGGCTGccctttcaccaccaccaccctacaGCAATGCCATGTTTGTTTTCTTGTTGAACAGTGCACATTTTAATGGCGCAAAGAGGCTTTATCAAGCCTTACTCCCTCTATTTTATGTAATCCAACAATTGGCTCAGGAAGGATAGTCAACCTACCAGTATGAGAACATCACCCTGAAAATTATTTGTGCACAACCCAAAACCGCAATCCTAtccatgcttacctgggagtcagtGTGACTTGctcttgagtaaacatgcttTGGACTGGCCTGTTAGTCATTTGAGAGAAGTGTGATTAAGTTCAGCAGAGCTCTCTGGTGGTAAGAGAGAGGGAACCTTGACTTACAAAAACTTCTGAAAGTCAATCCTAATAGTGGCTTCTTGATTCATGTATCTGTGTCaaagtatatatttaaaacttAGAATAGTACATGGTCTTCCTTGATAGACTAAGGAACCAGATGTATAAATGGCCTGATTAGGGGGTTTTTCATATGTATTTTTAACTTTGTGTTCTAATAATTTCTTGCAACAAGAGATCTGAAGTTAAACAAGGAAAGCATTAAATGGACAAATCTACAATAAAATATCAGCATCATTTAATGGCATTAAAGGAAAACTGGATTCTTAGCTGCTTTATCAGCTCTGTCTACTACATCATATTTTAGTGAACTTTTATAGCGGTAGACAGTGCTACAGCAACTTGATTATTTTAATACTGATCCACCCCAAGACTTTCCAGATTCAATCAACACAATCCACCGAGGAAGGTTACCTGTTCAGCTGATATACACATTTAGATAGGGATACTCATTTTGGTGTGTATTTGGTTCCCATTCAACCTGATAGCTCTATGTGATGTGCATCTCCACTGGCTGGATGTGAGAGGACAGGgcttctgtgcctttaatagctgtgtagaagatagaatttcagtgggtgtaacTTACATCACAAGTGCTTCTACATAGCCATTCCCTGTGCTACATGACTATTAAAGGTGTAAGAGCCCAGCGTTCTTTTGCATCTCTCTGTCCTACTCCATCTGGATCCACTAGTCCAGCATATGAAAGCATAATTGACAGTGCAcacctatgcatgcctactcagatgcAAGCCGCATTACATTCAGTAGAACTGATTCAAAGGTAAAAAATGGATCTGAAGCTGGATCAGGGCCAGTGTCGGTTTTCCTTACAGAATAATGTCTGTGTGCAATTATAATTTGAGAATGCGCTCTTGGTATGACAGAGAGGACTGGTAGAGAAATATTGAAAACAAAACTTGCAGGACTCAGTAAAACAAGTTCTTTCTGCTGTGAGTGAAGCAAAGATATGCTGAGAGTCTATGGTTTCTTGATGAAATACCTTGTAAAtcctgcaaaagaaaagaaaagaa comes from the Podarcis muralis chromosome 6, rPodMur119.hap1.1, whole genome shotgun sequence genome and includes:
- the LOC144328012 gene encoding uncharacterized protein LOC144328012 isoform X3, whose protein sequence is MFSGAAYSQIISRSVLTLGAQGIFVEGVVQQPHSEGRRRAVTRKRSSKQALLIDFLGDLAQASSPPHASVSSAGKLGFESTRAIKIFHPTSIFLPRLSICSCITEFRHKLIMAIIKILCKAT